A region from the Alnus glutinosa chromosome 5, dhAlnGlut1.1, whole genome shotgun sequence genome encodes:
- the LOC133867670 gene encoding cyanidin 3-O-galactoside 2''-O-xylosyltransferase FGGT1-like, whose amino-acid sequence MGDKTFHIFMYPWFAMGHLNSFLYISNKLAERGHRISFFLPTKTQPKLEPLNLHKDLISFIPITVPHVDGLPPGAETTADVPFPLHSLLMTAMDLTEPTIEASMISLKPDFVFYDFTHWLPALARPLGIKPIHYCTVNPAVFGYLLSPERKHNVTQADLQAPPPSFPPSMIRLGAHETRDLTSNMVKEYGRGTSFRERLTITVRDCDAICIKACREMEGPYCDYIERQFGKPVILAGPVVPEPPTSALDEKWAKWLDSFKDKTVIFCAFGSECVLKKDQFQELVLGFELTGMPFFAVLKPPMGVETIESALPEGFEERVKGRGVVHGGWVQQQLILRHPSVGCFVTHCGASSLAEAMVTECQLVLLPHGVDQFINARLMGGDLKVGVEVEKGEEDGLFTREGVCKAVRTVMDDNSIVGKEVRANHAKWREFLLSKGLENSYIDSFVQKLHSLLI is encoded by the coding sequence ATGGGTGACAAAACCTTCCACATATTCATGTACCCATGGTTTGCCATGGGCCACCTGAACTCTTTCCTTTACATCTCCAACAAGCTTGCTGAGAGAGGCCACAGAATCTCTTTCTTCTTGCCAACCAAAACTCAACCGAAGCTAGAGCCTTTGAATCTCCACAAAGACCTCATTTCTTTCATCCCAATCACCGTTCCACATGTAGATGGCTTGCCTCCCGGGGCTGAAACAACAGCCGATGTTCCCTTCCCATTGCATTCCCTCCTCATGACTGCCATGGACCTTACTGAACCCACAATTGAAGCTTCTATGATTTCACTCAAACCGGATTTCGTATTCTATGATTTCACTCACTGGTTACCAGCATTGGCACGCCCGCTAGGCATCAAGCCCATACATTATTGCACAGTTAACCCGGCAGTTTTCGGGTATCTGCTAAGCCCAGAAAGAAAACACAATGTAACGCAGGCTGATCTTCAGGCACCTCCGCCAAGTTTCCCACCTTCGATGATAAGGCTAGGCGCCCATGAAACCCGAGATCTAACTTCTAATATGGTGAAAGAATATGGCCGAGGCACATCATTCAGGGAACGTCTAACGATCACTGTAAGAGATTGTGACGCGATTTGTATCAAAGCTTGTAGGGAGATGGAAGGGCCTTACTGTGACTATATTGAAAGGCAATTTGGCAAGCCTGTGATTCTTGCAGGGCCAGTAGTGCCAGAGCCACCAACTTCAGCATTGGATGAGAAATGGGCAAAGTGGCTGGATAGCTTCAAGGACAAAACTGTGATATTCTGTGCATTTGGAAGCGAATGCGTTTTAAAGAAGGATCAGTTTCAAGAActggttttgggttttgagctAACAGGTATGCCCTTTTTCGCTGTTCTGAAACCGCCAATGGGTGTAGAGACAATTGAATCTGCGTTGCCAGAAGGGTTTGAAGAGAGGGTAAAGGGAAGAGGGGTTGTCCATGGGGGTTGGGTTCAGCAGCAGTTGATTCTGAGGCACCCTTCTGTGGGGTGCTTCGTGACACATTGCGGCGCGAGTTCTTTGGCTGAAGCGATGGTGACCGAGTGCCAATTGGTGCTGCTGCCACACGGTGTGGATCAATTTATCAATGCGAGACTGATGGGTGGAGATCTAAAAGTAGGGGTTGAGGTTGAGAAAGGTGAAGAAGACGGGCTGTTTACAAGGGAAGGTGTGTGCAAGGCAGTTAGGACTGTAATGGATGATAATAGTATTGTGGGGAAAGAGGTGAGAGCCAACCATGCTAAATGGAGAGAGTTCTTGCTGAGCAAAGGGCTTGAGAACTCCTACATTGATAGTTTTGTTCAAAAGCTTCATTCTCTCCTCATCTAA